The Diabrotica virgifera virgifera chromosome 10, PGI_DIABVI_V3a genome has a window encoding:
- the LOC114330058 gene encoding casein kinase II subunit alpha isoform X3, giving the protein MAVPSRARVYSDVNSHKPREYWDYESYVVDWGQQDDYQLVRKLGRGKYSEVFEAINVTNNEKCVVKILKPVKKKKIKREIKILENLRGGTNIITLEAVVKDPVSRTPALIFEHVNNTDFKQLYQTLTDFDIRYYLYELLKALDYCHSMGIMHRDVKPHNVMIDHENRKLRLIDWGLAEFYHPGQEYNVRVASRYFKGPELLVDYQMYDYSLDMWSLGCMLASMIFRKEPFFHGHDNYDQLVRIAKVLGTEELFEYLDKYHIELDPRFNDILGRHSRKRWERFVHSENQHLVSPEALDFLDKLLRYDHLERLTARDAMDHSYFYPVVKEQCRMLSTVSSSPTPLTGVGE; this is encoded by the exons ATGGCCGTACCTAGTAGAGCTAGAgtatattctgatgtaaattcACATAAGCCAAGAGAATACTGGGACTATGAAAGTTATGTTGTCGATTGGGGTCAACAAGATGACTATCAATTGGTGAGAAAGCTAGGAAGAGGAAAATATAGTGAAGTGTTCGAAGCTATCAATGtaacaaataatgaaaaatgtgtagttaaaattttaaag cctgttaaaaagaagaaaataaaaagagaaataaaaattttagaaaatctAAGGGGAGGTACAAATATAATCACTCTAGAAGCTGTCGTCAAGGATCCTGTGTCCAGGACTCCTGCTTTAATATTTGAACATGTCAATAATACTGATTTTAAGCAGCTTTATCAAACTCTGACAGATTTTGACATCCGTTATTACTTGTATGAATTATTGAAAGCATTGGATTACTGTCACAGTATGGGTATTATGCATAG GGACGTAAAACCACATAATGTAATGATTGATCATGAAAATAGGAAATTGCGACTAATAGATTGGGGATTAGCAGAATTTTATCATCCCGGACAGGAATATAATGTTAGGGTAGCTTCAAGGTATTTTAAAGGACCTGAACTCCTTGTAGACTATCAGATGTATGATTATTCCCTTGATATGTGGTCTTTGGGCTGTATGCTAGCATCTATGATTTTCCGAAAGGAACCCTTTTTTCATGGTCATGATAATTATGATCAATTAGTCCGCATAGCCAAAGTCCTAGGTACTGAAGAGCTTTTTGAATATCTTGATAAATATCATATAGAGCTAGACCCTAGATTCAACGATATTTTAGGAAG acATTCGAGGAAAAGATGGGAAAGATTTGTTCATAGCGAGAATCAGCATTTAGTATCACCCGAAGCTTTAGATTTTTTGGATAAACTGTTACGTTATGATCATTTAGAACGCCTTACAGCACGTGATGCGATGGATCATTCATATTTCT
- the LOC114330058 gene encoding casein kinase II subunit alpha isoform X1, translating to MLINFSRLAKLLFEQVCKEGNRAYAPQFVNNKVLCKTMAVPSRARVYSDVNSHKPREYWDYESYVVDWGQQDDYQLVRKLGRGKYSEVFEAINVTNNEKCVVKILKPVKKKKIKREIKILENLRGGTNIITLEAVVKDPVSRTPALIFEHVNNTDFKQLYQTLTDFDIRYYLYELLKALDYCHSMGIMHRDVKPHNVMIDHENRKLRLIDWGLAEFYHPGQEYNVRVASRYFKGPELLVDYQMYDYSLDMWSLGCMLASMIFRKEPFFHGHDNYDQLVRIAKVLGTEELFEYLDKYHIELDPRFNDILGRHSRKRWERFVHSENQHLVSPEALDFLDKLLRYDHLERLTARDAMDHSYFYPVVKEQCRMLSTVSSSPTPLTGVGE from the exons ATGCTGATAAATTTTTCTAGATTAGCCAAATTGTTGTTTGAACAAG TTTGTAAAGAAGGAAATAGAGCTTATGCACCACAGTTTGTAAATAATAAAGTGCTTTGTAAGACGATGGCCGTACCTAGTAGAGCTAGAgtatattctgatgtaaattcACATAAGCCAAGAGAATACTGGGACTATGAAAGTTATGTTGTCGATTGGGGTCAACAAGATGACTATCAATTGGTGAGAAAGCTAGGAAGAGGAAAATATAGTGAAGTGTTCGAAGCTATCAATGtaacaaataatgaaaaatgtgtagttaaaattttaaag cctgttaaaaagaagaaaataaaaagagaaataaaaattttagaaaatctAAGGGGAGGTACAAATATAATCACTCTAGAAGCTGTCGTCAAGGATCCTGTGTCCAGGACTCCTGCTTTAATATTTGAACATGTCAATAATACTGATTTTAAGCAGCTTTATCAAACTCTGACAGATTTTGACATCCGTTATTACTTGTATGAATTATTGAAAGCATTGGATTACTGTCACAGTATGGGTATTATGCATAG GGACGTAAAACCACATAATGTAATGATTGATCATGAAAATAGGAAATTGCGACTAATAGATTGGGGATTAGCAGAATTTTATCATCCCGGACAGGAATATAATGTTAGGGTAGCTTCAAGGTATTTTAAAGGACCTGAACTCCTTGTAGACTATCAGATGTATGATTATTCCCTTGATATGTGGTCTTTGGGCTGTATGCTAGCATCTATGATTTTCCGAAAGGAACCCTTTTTTCATGGTCATGATAATTATGATCAATTAGTCCGCATAGCCAAAGTCCTAGGTACTGAAGAGCTTTTTGAATATCTTGATAAATATCATATAGAGCTAGACCCTAGATTCAACGATATTTTAGGAAG acATTCGAGGAAAAGATGGGAAAGATTTGTTCATAGCGAGAATCAGCATTTAGTATCACCCGAAGCTTTAGATTTTTTGGATAAACTGTTACGTTATGATCATTTAGAACGCCTTACAGCACGTGATGCGATGGATCATTCATATTTCT
- the LOC114330058 gene encoding casein kinase II subunit alpha isoform X2 encodes MLINFSRLAKLLFEQVCKEGNRAYAPQFVNNKVLCKTMAVPSRARVYSDVNSHKPREYWDYESYVVDWGQQDDYQLVRKLGRGKYSEVFEAINVTNNEKCVVKILKPVKKKKIKREIKILENLRGGTNIITLEAVVKDPVSRTPALIFEHVNNTDFKQLYQTLTDFDIRYYLYELLKALDYCHSMGIMHRDVKPHNVMIDHENRKLRLIDWGLAEFYHPGQEYNVRVASRYFKGPELLVDYQMYDYSLDMWSLGCMLASMIFRKEPFFHGHDNYDQLVRIAKVLGTEELFEYLDKYHIELDPRFNDILGRHSRKRWERFVHSENQHLVSPEALDFLDKLLRYDHLERLTARDAMDHSYFFMVPGYYQNFSYYRRYQTVDDTLP; translated from the exons ATGCTGATAAATTTTTCTAGATTAGCCAAATTGTTGTTTGAACAAG TTTGTAAAGAAGGAAATAGAGCTTATGCACCACAGTTTGTAAATAATAAAGTGCTTTGTAAGACGATGGCCGTACCTAGTAGAGCTAGAgtatattctgatgtaaattcACATAAGCCAAGAGAATACTGGGACTATGAAAGTTATGTTGTCGATTGGGGTCAACAAGATGACTATCAATTGGTGAGAAAGCTAGGAAGAGGAAAATATAGTGAAGTGTTCGAAGCTATCAATGtaacaaataatgaaaaatgtgtagttaaaattttaaag cctgttaaaaagaagaaaataaaaagagaaataaaaattttagaaaatctAAGGGGAGGTACAAATATAATCACTCTAGAAGCTGTCGTCAAGGATCCTGTGTCCAGGACTCCTGCTTTAATATTTGAACATGTCAATAATACTGATTTTAAGCAGCTTTATCAAACTCTGACAGATTTTGACATCCGTTATTACTTGTATGAATTATTGAAAGCATTGGATTACTGTCACAGTATGGGTATTATGCATAG GGACGTAAAACCACATAATGTAATGATTGATCATGAAAATAGGAAATTGCGACTAATAGATTGGGGATTAGCAGAATTTTATCATCCCGGACAGGAATATAATGTTAGGGTAGCTTCAAGGTATTTTAAAGGACCTGAACTCCTTGTAGACTATCAGATGTATGATTATTCCCTTGATATGTGGTCTTTGGGCTGTATGCTAGCATCTATGATTTTCCGAAAGGAACCCTTTTTTCATGGTCATGATAATTATGATCAATTAGTCCGCATAGCCAAAGTCCTAGGTACTGAAGAGCTTTTTGAATATCTTGATAAATATCATATAGAGCTAGACCCTAGATTCAACGATATTTTAGGAAG acATTCGAGGAAAAGATGGGAAAGATTTGTTCATAGCGAGAATCAGCATTTAGTATCACCCGAAGCTTTAGATTTTTTGGATAAACTGTTACGTTATGATCATTTAGAACGCCTTACAGCACGTGATGCGATGGATCATTCATATTTCT